One Paramisgurnus dabryanus chromosome 9, PD_genome_1.1, whole genome shotgun sequence DNA segment encodes these proteins:
- the tsen34 gene encoding tRNA-splicing endonuclease subunit Sen34, translated as MEDVKGDMDAESDSEHQTTGDDVIDISFCGSTPLLWKVSDIKRCRGAGVIGALVGSLARQPRQNVRLGRPLELMQEEALLLEETSAATASLHTQECEDEEVHSQAVRQYEAGQESSYKEQCALALEDKKTVLRRIMQEKDHGSDDSGNAVKDRLTALDQGFSFPRSAMAVQLCTARSGFSQCLEERSFLSTDWPMPRDERLETRFHVYRDLRSKGYYLTSAGKFGGDFLVYPGDPLRFHAHFIALCMPIDEQIPICDILAIARLGSNVKKTVLLCSPQMGKDEGCVVYSSLQWSSMV; from the exons ATGGAGGATGTAAAGGGGGACATGGATGCTGAGAGTGACAGTGAGCATCAGACGACCGGAGATGATGTGATTGACATCAGTTTCTGTGGCTCCACCCCTCTGTTGTGGAAGGTGTCGGATATAAAGAGGTGCAGAGGTGCAGGTGTGATCGGGGCTCTTGTTGGCTCTCTGGCCCGTCAGCCTCGGCAGAATGTTCGACTGGGGAGACCGCTGGAGCTGATGCAGGAGGAGGCTCTGCTGCTGGAGGAGACGAGCGCTGCTACAGCATCACTGCACACTCAG GAATGTGAAGATGAGGAAGTGCATTCACAGGCCGTGAGACAGTATGAAGCAGGACAGGAGAGCAGTTATAAGGAGCAGTGCGCTCTGGCCCTGGAGGATAAGAAGACAGTGCTGAGAAGAATCATGCAAGAGAAGGACCATG GTTCCGATGACTCTGGGAATGCAGTTAAAGATCGTCTTACTGCACTGGACCAAGGTTTTAGTTTTCCACGGTCAGCCATGGCAGTCCAGCTTTGTACTGCTCGCTCCGGCTTCAGTCAGTGTCTGGAGGAACGCAGTTTCCTGTCCACCGATTGGCCGATGCCTAGAGATGAACGCCTGGAAACCAGATTCCATGTATACAGGGATCTGAGAAGTAAAGGCTATTATCTGACCTCCGCAGGGAAGTTTGGAGGAGATTTTTTGGTATATCCTG GTGACCCTCTACGCTTTCATGCTCATTTCATTGCGCTGTGTATGCCCATTGATGAACAGATACCGATTTGTGACATTCTAGCTATAGCTCGGCTGGGCTCTAATGTGAAGAAAACAGTGTTGCTTTGCTCTCCTCAGATGGGAAAGGATGAGGGATGTGTGGTGTATTCATCACTGCAGTGGAGCTCTATGGTTTAA
- the bcl7bb gene encoding B-cell CLL/lymphoma 7 protein family member B-B, with amino-acid sequence MSGRSVRAETRSRAKDDIKKVMAAIERVRRWEKKWVTVGDTSLRIFKWVPVTETKKIYKSKGPGTAVRELKGFPTDVVLENARSVLLDFQDDNSNQSFLSDAYQSNTKVDSSGNSSPQHVSEAVSPSHAPYFRTEDSQPPTLGQETMEAERETSTTSSEVTDEPPTLIKEDVLSLSAQEEDDVVGAPPLKRVCTEQNSAMS; translated from the exons ATGTCGGGCCGATCCGTGCGAGCGGAGACGCGCAGCAGAGCCAAAGATGACATCAAAAAAGTCATGGCGGCAATTGAAAGAGTCCGTAGGTG GGAAAAGAAGTGGGTTACAGTGGGAGACACATCTTTACGGATATTTAAATGGGTCCCTGTTACAGAGACTAAAAAG ATTTACAAGTCTAAAGGGCCAGGTACTGCAGTGAGGGAATTGAAAGGCTTTCCTACAGATGTAGTGTTGGAAAATGCCCGCTCTGTGCTACTGGATTTTCAAG ATGACAACAGTAACCAGAGTTTCCTATCAGATGCCTATCAGTCTAATACAAAAGTGGACAGCAGTGGAAACTCCAGTCCACAGCATGTCAGTGAGGCCGTGAGTCCGTCTCATGCACCTTACTTCCGCACAGAGGACTCCCAACCACCCACCCTAGGACAAGAGACTATGGAGGCTGAGAGAG AGACATCAACCACCAGCAGTGAAGTCACAGATGAGCCACCGACTCTCATTAAAGAAGATGTGTTGTCTCTATCCGCTCAG GAGGAGGATGATGTTGTTGGAGCCCCACCGCTTAAAAGAGTTTGCACTGAACAAAACTCAGCTATGAGTTAA
- the baz1b gene encoding tyrosine-protein kinase BAZ1B, which yields MAPLLGRRPYPLVKPLSEPPGPGEEVYIIEHTKEAFKNKEEYEARLRRYGERIWTCKSTGSNQLTHKEAWEEEQEVTELLQEEYPVWFEKPVLEIVHHNTVSLDKLVDLAWVEVLTKYAVDEECDFLVGKEKTLRVKVVKIHPLETPPEEHADKKMEGACDSPSSDKENASQENLKQEPQSKEEENRRESLADRMRRSPRKSATSVKEEKKKWVMPKFLPHKYDVKLVNEDKVISDVPVDSLFRTERPPNKEIMRYFIRHNALRLGTGESAPWVVEDELVKKFNLPSKFSDFLLDPHKFLAENPSAKRKSMCSPEAKNNKKQKTGESGKDGEGMNVKGEKKKKDSQNVPLSPTLWEHMQVKKVNGSPLKIKNSGTSKKSDDESFLTTPKSSKKQGDKKQTDARRSRKSGVHKTPNGQRSGKKEDKNSKKPKMKQMTLLDLAKGSPATASPKKRARSLSAGTPKLGKPLPPMALHLLRFYKENKGKEDKKSTLSSLLSKAAKTLSAEDRGRLPEELKQLVEKRWEVFEQKRRWALLSDEEKQDMLRQKRQEMKRKLREKAKERREKEMQVRREMSRRFEDQELDGKPLPAFRLFDMPEGLPNALFGDIAMVTEFLSCYSGLLMPDDQYPITSIALIEALAGDKEGFLYLNRVLVVLLQTLLQDELAEGYSELGMSLSEIPLTLHSVSELVRLCLRPSDAHGEESVRSSEDWPPGGGYDDVVSSEFLEKLDTSEVFELTPQEKVSLLVALCHRILMTYSVEDHMEATQQRSAELWKERFAVLKEVNDRKKAEKQKRKEQMEAKTDAGGEKKEVNVKKEVQKVELEAEDMISTVKSRRLLAIQAKKDKEEQDRQKKERMEKEAEEERIRRQMVAIEKAFQDGVTKAKLVLRRTPLGTDRNHNRYWLFSDVVPGLYVEKGWVHESIDYTFTLPPQEEPVPLEEPVPLEEHEEVKKEEETEDGEKEDEGSIASASNENGQQGAPVPETCIETTVPKQGQNLWFVCDAPKDLDELIECLHAQGVRESELKLRLQVQYQDILHSINLTKKGNPDLKTSDGHQELLNFLRSDIIEVASRLQKGGLGYVDDTFEDQVQELEKLQDFGERVITLQESVIQKFLQGFMAPKQKKKKKTGGEESTTAEEVDDQKKLAEEARVATAVEKWKSAVREAQTFSRMHVLLGMLDSCIKWDMSAENSRCKVCRKKDGEDDKLILCDECNKAFHLFCLRPALYRIPAGEWRCPACQPMTARRSSRGRNYKEDSEEEDNSEEEEEESEEEEESEEEEYRDTGHSLRPRRKLKQQTAKPKAQSKPPPKKSSPPSAKPAPRPPPRLRVEIDEQSKPQQKNSPSNARPATRQAPKTRSSQSHTPDTDEPNKPQQKNSPSNAKPATRQAPKTRSSQSHTPEVDEPKQQQQQKSSPSNAKPAAKPAAKPAAKPASKSRPAPSNPADIDELVGKRSRIWTKKEVAELGKCEEILHKLIKFRHSWPFRDPVSAEEAEDYREIIRRPMDFTTMAKKFKAPEYCNISDFLEDIKLIFSNAEEYNQPTSNVLTCKERTEEAFIELLQKSLPGVNYLRRRLRKRLPTPSEEDDDVMVVEEEEEETQNGKHASSRQDDDDDDDEEEYSGQRKTRKSARRSENQSDSEGDEDDSRRKSKRTNRKDYREQDSDNERDARRTGLRRPTRTVTYDKEAASSDEDSAVQRHSKRQKRS from the exons ATGGCACCGTTGCTAGGACGAAGGCCCTACCCGCTCGTTAAGCCGCTGTCGGAGCCGCCGGGCCCAGGAGAGGAGGTGTACATCATCGAGCACACTAAAGAGGCCTTCAAGAACAAAGA AGAGTACGAGGCTCGGCTGCGAAGATATGGGGAGCGGATATGGACGTGCAAGAGCACCGGCAGCAACCAGCTGACACACAAGGAGGCCTGGGAGGAGGAGCAGGAGGTCACTGAGCT GCTTCAGGAGGAGTATCCAGTGTGGTTCGAGAAGCCTGTTTTGGAGATCGTGCACCATAACACAGTATCTCTTGATAAGCTAGTTGATCTGGCCTGGGTGGAGGTTCTCACAAAGTATGCAGTGGATGAGGAGTGTGACTTTCTG GTTGGCAAGGAAAAAACATTGCGTGTAAAGGTGGTAAAGATTCATCCTCTGGAGACCCCACCAGAAGAACATGCAGATAAAAAGATGGAAGGTGCTTGTGATTCTCCATCCAGTGATAAAGAAAATGCCAGTCAGGAGAACCTAAAGCAGGAGCCCCAATCCAAAGAAGAGGAGAACAGAAGAGAGAGTCTCG CTGATAGGATGCGTCGCTCACCCAGAAAAAGCGCCACCAGTGTGAAAGAAGAGAAGAAAAAGTGGGTGATGCCCAAATTTCTGCCCCACAAGTATGACGTCAAACTTGTGAACGAGGACAAAGTCATCAGCGACGTCCCCGTAGACAGCCTGTTTAGAACGGAGCGACCTCCCAACAAAGAAATCATGCGGTATTTCATCAGACACAACGCATTGAGGTTGGGCACGggtgagagcgccccctgggtGGTGGAGGATGAACTGGTTAAAAAGTTTAACCTGCCAAGCAAATTCAGTGACTTTTTACTGGACCCACATAAG TTTTTGGCAGAAAACCCATCGGCTAAGAGGAAAAGCATGTGCTCGCCCGAAGCTAAAAACAATAAGAAACAAAAAACGGGTGAGTCGGGAAAAGATGGCGAGGGAATGAACGTTAAAGGGGAGAAGAAAAAGAAGGATTCACAGAACGTACCACTTAGTCCAACCCTTTGGGAACACATGCAG GTGAAAAAAGTGAATGGATCTCCTTTAAAAATCAAAAACTCAGGTACATCAAAGAAATCCGATGATGAAAGCTTCCTGACCACTCCAAAATCCAGCAAAAAGCAGGGGGACAAGAAACAAACTGATGCCAGAAGAAGCCGCAAGAGTGGAGTCCACAAGACTCCCAATGGCCAGAGGTCCGGCAAAAAAGAGGACAAAAACTCCAAGAAACCAAAAATGAAGCAGATGACTCTCTTGGATCTCGCCAAAGGTTCGCCTGCGACGGCAAGCCCAAAAAAGCGGGCAAGAAGTTTAAGTGCTGGCACCCCCAAGCTGGGCAAACCCTTGCCACCGATGGCCCTGCATCTTCTTCGCTTTTACAAGGAAAACAAAGGCAAAGAGGACAAAAAGTCCACTTTGTCATCCCTGTTGTCTAAGGCAGCAAAGACTCTGTCGGCAGAGGATCGTGGGCGTCTCCCCGAGGAGCTGAAGCAGTTGGTGGAGAAGCGTTGGGAGGTTTTTGAGCAGAAACGGCGCTGGGCTCTCTTGAGCGATGAGGAGAAACAGGACATGCTTCGGCAGAAGCGTCAGGAAATGAAGCGGAAGCTGCGTGAAAAGGCAAAAGAAAGACGCGAGAAGGAGATGCAGGTGAGGCGGGAGATGTCACGACGCTTTGAAGATCAGGAGCTCGATGGCAAGCCCCTGCCCGCATTCCGCTTGTTCGATATGCCCGAGGGCCTTCCCAATGCCCTTTTTGGTGACATAGCCATGGTAACGGAATTCCTTAGCTGCTATTCCGGTCTCCTGATGCCTGACGACCAGTATCCCATCACCTCCATCGCCCTGATAGAGGCGCTAGCCGGAGACAAGGAGGGATTTCTCTACTTGAAccgtgtgctggttgtgctgcTTCAAACTTTACTTCAAGACGAGCTGGCCGAAGGCTACAGTGAACTTGGCATGTCGCTATCCGAAATTCCTCTAACCTTGCACTCAGTATCCGAGCTTGTGCGCCTCTGCTTGCGGCCGTCAGATGCTCACGGGGAGGAGAGCGTCCGCAGTTCGGAGGACTGGCCGCCCGGCGGCGGCTATGATGATGTGGTTAGCAGCGAGTTTCTGGAGAAACTCGACACGTCAGAGGTGTTTGAACTGACGCCTCAGGAAAAGGTCAGCCTGCTGGTGGCGCTGTGCCATCGGATCCTCATGACGTATTCGGTGGAGGATCACATGGAGGCCACACAGCAGCGATCAGCCGAGCTGTGGAAGGAACGGTTCGCAGTGCTTAAAGAGGTCAACGACCGCAAGAAGGCTGAAAAGCAGAAACGCAAAGAGCAGATGGAGGCGAAGACCGATGCTGGGGGAGAAAAGAAGGAGGTGAACGTAAAAAAAGAGGTGCAAAAAGTAGAGCTGGAGGCAGAAGACATGATCAGCACGGTCAAGAGTAGACGCCTGTTGGCCATTCAAGCCAAGAAAGATAAAGAAGAGCAGGACCGGCAAAAAAAAGAGCGTATGGAGAAGGAGGCAGAGGAGGAACGCATCAGAAGGCAGATGGTGGCTATAGAGAAAGCTTTTCAGGATGGGGTTACCAAAGCCAAACTGGTCCTGAGAAGAACACCGCTGGGCACAGACCGCAATCACAACCG ATACTGGCTGTTTTCTGACGTTGTTCCCGGGCTGTACGTTGAGAAGGGCTGGGTGCATGAGAGTATAGACTATACCTTCACCCTGCCGCCTCAGGAGGAACCAGTGCCATTAGAGGAACCGGTGCCATTAGAGGAACATGAAGAGGTGAAGAAAGAAGAGGAAACGGAAG ATGGAGAGAAAGAGGATGAAGGCAGCATAGCAAGTGCGTCGAATGAAAACGGCCAGCAGGGGGCGCCAGTGCCCGAGACTTGCATCGAGACCACTGTGCCCAAACAAGGCCAGAACCTCTG GTTTGTGTGTGACGCACCAAAAGATCTAGATGAACTTATAGAGTGTCTTCACGCTCAGGGAGTGAGAGAGAGTGAACTCAAACTCAGGTTACAGGTCCA ATATCAGGACATCTTGCACTCTATCAATCTCACAAAAAAAGGAAACCCCGATCTAAAGACTTCTGACGGACACCAGGAGCTGCTCAACTTCTTGCGCAGCGACATCATCGAGGTGGCCTCTCGTCTGCAGAAAGGTGGTCTTGGATACGTGGATGACACGTTTGAAGACCAG GTGCAAGAGCTGGAAAAACTGCAGGATTTTGGAGAGCGCGTGATCACCCTGCAGGAGAGCGTCATCCAGAAGTTTCTACAGGGCTTCATGGCACCCAaacagaagaagaaaaagaagaccGGAGGAGAGGAGAGCACGACGGCCGAGGAGGTGGATGATCAGAAGAAGCTGGCTGAAGAGGCCAGG GTAGCGACGGCGGTGGAGAAGTGGAAATCTGCCGTGCGTGAAGCTCAGACGTTTTCCCGCATGCACGTGCTGCTCGGCATGCTGGATTCATGCATCAAATGGGACATGTCTGCAGAAAATTCCCGCTGCAAAGTGTGCCGCAAAAAAGATG GGGAGGATGATAAGCTCATTCTGTGTGATGAGTGTAATAAAGCTTTCCACCTGTTCTGTCTGCGTCCTGCACTGTATCGCATACCGGCGGGTGAATGGCGGTGCCCGGCCTGCCAGCCAATGACCGCCCGACGCAGCTCCAGGGGCAG AAACTACAAAGAGGACAGTGAGGAGGAGGACAACTctgaggaagaagaggaagagtctgaggaggaggaggaatCGGAGGAAGAGGAATACAGGGACACAGGCCACAGCT TGAGGCCAAGGAGAAAGTTGAAGCAGCAGACTGCAAAACCCAAAGCACAGAGTAAACCACCACCGAAGAAGAGTTCGCCTCCTAGTGCCAAACCTGCGCCCAGACCACCTCCTAGATTACGAGTGGAGATTGATGAGCAG AGTAAACCACAACAGAAGAATTCACCATCCAATGCCAGGCCTGCTACCAGACAAGCACCTAAAACACGATCATCACAGAGTCACACGCCTGACACCGATGAACCG AATAAACCACAACAGAAGAATTCACCATCCAATGCCAAGCCTGCTACCAGACAAGCACCTAAAACACGATCATCACAGAGTCACACTCCTGAAGTTGATGAACCG aaacaacaacaacaacagaagAGTTCACCCTCCAATGCCAAGCCAGCTGCCAAGCCGGCTGCCAAGCCGGCTGCCAAACCAGCGTCTAAATCACGACCAGCACCTAGTAACCCTGCTGACATTGATGAACTG GTCGGAAAGAGATCCAGGATTTGGACGAAGAAAGAAGTGGCTGAGCTGGGGAAATGTGAGGAGATCCTTCATAAGCTCATAAAATTTCGCCACAGCTGGCCCTTCAG GGATCCAGTGTCTGCCGAGGAGGCTGAAGATTATCGAGAAATCATCAGGCGCCCAATGGACTTCACCACCATGGCGAAGAAGTTCAAAGCCCCCGAGTACTGCAACATCTCTGATTTCTTGGAGGACATAAAGCTCATCTTCTCAAACGCAGAGGAGTACAACCAGCCCACCAGCAACGTTCTGACCTGCAAGGAACGAACGGAGGAGGCCTTCATTGAGCTCCTGCAAAAAAGCCTTCCCGGGGTCAACTACCTGCGCCGTCGATTGCGCAAACGCCTGCCCACTCCTTCTGAGGAAGACGACGACGTGATGGTggtggaggaggaggaagaggagacACAAAACGGGAAGCATGCAAGTTCCAGacaagatgatgatgatgacgatgACGAAGAAGAATACTCAGGCCAGAGGAAGACCAGGAAGAGCGCCAGACGAAGCGAAAACCAATCGGATAGCGAGGGAGACGAAGATGACTCTCGGAGAAAGAGCAAGCGGACAAACAGGAAGGATTATCGGGAACAGGACAGCGACAACGAGAGGGACGCCAGGAGAACCGGACTGAGGCGGCCGACACGAACCGTAACGTATGACAAGGAAGCCGCCAGCAGCGATGAGGACTCGGCCGTTCAGCGACATTCCAAGAGGCAAAAACGCTCATGA